In the genome of Candidatus Bathyarchaeum sp., one region contains:
- a CDS encoding HAD-IB family phosphatase: MSASPKNQKIKPLVVFDVEGIIIPKNRFLVFEMSRKTGFFSFIKIVLLGVLYESRLVSLELALKKIYQIFKGTPEKEVLELTKTIPFMPGTEKVFKKLKTEGYTTALISSGLPTKVVQELATTLQVKYAYGINVEVKDGLLTGNIENSLTKEGAKAVVLKKILETEKRTPKDCIIVADDRNNLPMFPLSTLHIGYNPDFSLTAKSDFITRGALTEILPPILGEKQSTPKNKKTQPKGPRELIHIGSFLLTFISMHFLDSFVLATLIIIVTLLYTLSEIARIRGINLPVLSFITWKAANKTELYEFATSPIFFALGIAVSLLVFPEPISYASIAVLTLGDGGAHLFGMKFGKHPLPTNKGKSIEGTIAGFVCAFLGALFFVNPLMALVAAAVGMLIEGLPNPLNDNLLLPLVSGLVLVLIM; encoded by the coding sequence ATGAGTGCCAGCCCCAAAAACCAAAAAATCAAACCTTTGGTCGTTTTTGATGTCGAAGGCATCATAATACCAAAAAACCGTTTTTTGGTCTTTGAGATGTCCCGCAAAACAGGTTTTTTTTCTTTCATCAAAATCGTTCTCCTTGGTGTGCTTTACGAAAGCAGATTGGTATCCCTTGAGCTTGCTTTAAAGAAAATATATCAAATATTCAAGGGAACTCCAGAAAAAGAAGTTTTAGAACTGACCAAAACCATTCCCTTTATGCCTGGAACTGAGAAAGTTTTCAAAAAACTGAAAACTGAAGGTTACACAACCGCTTTAATCAGTTCGGGTCTTCCAACTAAAGTAGTACAAGAATTGGCTACGACCCTTCAAGTGAAATATGCTTATGGAATTAACGTTGAAGTCAAGGACGGACTTTTGACCGGAAACATAGAAAACAGTCTAACCAAAGAAGGCGCAAAAGCTGTTGTTCTAAAAAAAATCCTAGAAACAGAAAAACGAACCCCCAAAGATTGCATCATTGTCGCAGACGATCGCAACAATCTTCCCATGTTCCCGTTATCAACATTGCATATTGGGTACAACCCTGATTTTTCCCTAACTGCAAAATCGGATTTTATTACAAGGGGTGCATTAACAGAAATTTTGCCCCCAATCCTTGGAGAAAAACAATCAACTCCCAAAAATAAAAAAACACAACCCAAAGGTCCACGAGAACTAATTCACATCGGCAGTTTCTTACTGACTTTTATATCCATGCATTTTCTTGACAGTTTTGTGCTGGCAACATTGATAATTATTGTCACACTTTTGTACACCTTGTCCGAAATTGCCCGAATTCGGGGAATTAACCTTCCTGTTCTTTCATTCATAACTTGGAAAGCCGCAAACAAAACCGAACTTTATGAGTTTGCCACTTCACCGATATTTTTTGCCCTTGGAATTGCAGTTTCTCTTTTGGTGTTTCCTGAACCCATAAGCTACGCATCAATCGCAGTGCTCACATTGGGGGATGGAGGAGCCCACCTGTTTGGAATGAAGTTTGGAAAACATCCGTTACCTACTAACAAAGGAAAAAGCATAGAAGGCACAATCGCTGGGTTTGTTTGTGCGTTTTTGGGTGCCTTGTTTTTTGTGAATCCTTTAATGGCTTTAGTTGCCGCCGCTGTGGGTATGTTAATTGAGGGGCTTCCAAACCCTT